A DNA window from Argopecten irradians isolate NY chromosome 10, Ai_NY, whole genome shotgun sequence contains the following coding sequences:
- the LOC138332685 gene encoding zinc finger X-chromosomal protein-like, translating into MGKVPSDVTMDKVQPYVTIEKVPPHVTIDKITDDVTCMDKIQNHVTMDKVVPPDVTIDKVPDDVIIVIIDKVVLNDVIMDIVQNHVTMDKVQNHVTMDKVVPPDVTIDKVPSDVTMGKVTVDVITDTVTDDVTMEKVTDDVTMDKVQNHVTMDKVQNHVTMDKVVPPDVTIDKVPSDVTMDKVTVDVITDTVTNDVTMDKVTDDMSQWTQSQTMSPWTKSQMICHNGQSPT; encoded by the coding sequence ATGGGTAAAGTCCCATCTGATGTCACCATGGACAAAGTCCAACCTTATGTCACTATAGAAAAAGTCCCACCTCATGTCACCATAGATAAAATTACAGATGATGTCACCTGCATGGACAAAATCCAAAATCATGTCACCATGGACAAAGTAGTCCCACCTGATGTCACCATCGACAAAGTCCCAGATGATGTCATCATAGTCATCATAGACAAAGTAGTCCTAAATGATGTCATCATGGACATTGTCCAAAATCATGTCACCATGGACAAAGTCCAAAATCATGTCACCATGGACAAAGTAGTCCCACCTGATGTCACCATAGACAAAGTCCCATCTGATGTCACCATGGGTAAAGTCACAGTTGATGTCATCACAGACACAGTCACAGACGATGTCACCATGGAAAAAGTCAcagatgatgtcacaatggacaAAGTCCAAAATCATGTCACCATGGACAAAGTCCAAAATCATGTCACCATGGACAAAGTAGTCCCACCTGATGTCACCATAGACAAAGTCCCATCTGATGTCACCATGGACAAAGTCACAGTTGATGTCATCACAGACACAGTCACAAACGATGTCACCATGGACAAAGTCACAGATGATATGTCACAATGGACACAGTCACAAACGATGTCACCATGGACAAAGTCACAGATGATATGTCACAATGGACAAAGTCCCACCTGA